The following DNA comes from Plasmodium vivax chromosome 11, whole genome shotgun sequence.
CGGCGGaagtggtggtggtggtggtaaTGGCCATGGCAACCTTGGTGCAAGTTGCGCTGGCGGGGCCAACGACCCCGGCGGGAACAGCCACAGCCGCGCTGTTAGCAGCGGTGCATGCAGGAGCAGCCAATATAAGGGCAACCTGACCCCCCAGCAGAATAACAACAGCAGTGTGGGGCTAAACATGAGTGGCAAAAAATCTGAACACATTTTGCAGAGCATTAACAAAGTAGTAAGTGCAAGTGGCAAGGTGGAGATGATGGTGGATGTTCCACAGCAGGGGGGTCCCATATTGAATAACATCGAGGTGTTAAGTGACTACAGTAAGGTGCAAGGCAATTTTCGAGGGAGCGAGACTAGTGCACTATCTTTTTCTAGTGTGAATAAGAACGGTGTTAAGTTTGTCGACCCGCGGAAAGGCGCCGACGGTTATGTGGCGGTGAGCGGTATTGGCAGTGGAAGCGGCATTGGTAGTGGCAGCGGCATTGGCAGTGGCAGCGGCATTGGCAGTGGCAGCGGCATTGGCAGTGGCAGCTGTATTGGTAGTGGAAGCGGCATTGGCAGTGGCAGCGGAGTAGGCCCCTACACCAGTGTGCCAAATTTTAGCAGCGCAGCGGATCACGGCAAGCAAGTGATGGAGGGTAGTAGCACACACGGCTCTACACTTGACGCCGCAGCTCACCAGTCGAATTTGTTAAGCAATCACACGGGAGGAGCTCTCCCCGGAAGTAGTAACATCGAGAACAGCTTCAGTGCGGGCGGCTCCAACCTGATCAACCAAACGGGTAGCTCCTGGACGATGCAAAACGGTGGTGGGAGCGGTAGCGGGGTTGGAAGTGGGAGCGGCCTCTACGGTGCAGGAAGCACCCCCGCGAGCAATTTCCCCAGTGGCCTACATGGTTCCGCGCAGGTCCCCCAAAAGATAGGAAACTTCACCAGGGGGAATGCCAACGACCCGACCAGCGGTAGCAGCGGTGGTGGGCACGCCAGCGACAACCATGCGAGTTACGCGAATCATGCGAATTTCGCGAATGGAAATGTGATGAGCAGTTACCACAGCCACGTCCACGGCAACTTGAGCAGCACTTTTGCGAGGGACAATGCTGAGTTGGTAATGAACGCAAGGAACGACGATAAGAGCGGTGAGGGCGGTGACGCCTTTTTTAATGGGAGCAGTGGCCACTTAGGTGGCGGGCTGCGAGCGGGGCACCCCGGCAGTTACGCGAATGTGCAGGGTAGCGCGTATGGAAGCGGTCATGCAAGCGGTCATTCAAGCGGCCATGGTACCGCTCACATCAGCAGCCACGGCACCGCCATCCCAAGTGACATGTCCAACGTGTCCGCCAAAAAGGCGAACCAGCAGTTTAACgtgatgaaaaatatgaacatgatTCAGTCGAGCAGCTACCCGGCGAACGGAACTAACAAGCACGACGTGCAAGTGAATAACATGGGTGGCTACCACCAGCCGCATTCCATGAAAGAGGTCAACAGCGGCATGACCGGTGTGCACCCCGGTTCGGTTGGCGGCGCCATGGTGAGCGGCGGCCTGGCGAGCAACGTCATGGCGAGCAACGGCCAAGCGACCCACTTTAATCCCTACGGCAAGGTCAACAACAACAGCGCCGACGCGGCGAAAGGAGGATCCTACCCTGAAAGCGGTTCCCTAAATGGAAGCAAATTTCTAAGCGGCAGTGAGTACCTTAACGGTAGTAGCGCCCTCGGCAGTGGCGCCCTCAGCAGTGGCACCTTCAGCAGTGGTACCACTCACAGTAGCAGTTTAAGTGCGCAGAAGATGAACGAATCCGCCAAGGGCATTTCATCCCCAGCGCACGGCACAAACGGGAGCTACAATGCGAAAAAGGCATTTTACGGTTCCAAGGCGAACACATCGAATTTGTATTCGCCCAAAGGAGGGGAGTACCCCATGAGTGGCGGGGCGGTCAAGGGCTCAGCTGGTATGTACGCAGGTGGTCatggggggagcagcggaaTGGGCACTGCCCCGATGAGTGCCCCGATGAATGATCCCGTGAATGCCCCCGTGACTGCTTCTGTGAGTGGGCCCAACGGGCAGGTGAACAGCCTGAACAGCGCGCTGACCAACACTGCGAACGAAATTGATCACCTCACGAACAACCTGACCAACACCCTCTCAAACAGCATGACCAACCACATCACCAATAACTTGCAAATCGTCCACAACAATCACAtcacacaaaaaattaacaacaaTATATCCATCAATTTATCCAGCGGGATAAATGGCATGAAGAATGTCAACCTGGCCAACATCAACAGTTTTAAGAAGAATGTTTTTGGCCCAGCCAGCGGGGGGGATGTGCCTCCCATAGGGGGGGTGCCTCCAATGGGTGAAGTGAACAGAAGTGCTTCAAAGGTGGACTCTCCGGAGCATTTCACCGACTCTGTGAAGTTCTCCCTGGCCAACAGCGGCGGAGGTGGCAGTAGCTATGGCAGTGCCTATGGCGGTAACAGCGTGTACGCGGGGGAAGCCGCGGCCGGGAAGCGCAGTGGCACGCTGCCCAGTTATTACCACGCGAatggggggggcggcaaTGGGAGCGCCGTTACTGGGAGCGGCGTGCATGGAAGCGGCGCCAACTACGATCTGCTAAAAATGATAGCCAAGGGGAACAACCTGAACCCAGGCGACGCAAGAAAGGGCTTGGCCATGCAGAGAAGAGGGGTGCTGGACTCAGGCGCGGCGAGCCCCTACGGAAACGCGGACAAGTTTAACGGCTCAGGCTCGCGCAGCTTAGTGGCCACGAGCAGCATTGCCCAGTTGGGCCTGATGGGGAAGGGGGCCAGCGGTATGAGCGGTGTGGGCGGTGTGGGCGGCGTGAACAGTGTAAGCGGCATGAACAGTGTAAGCGGCATGAACAGTGTAAGCGGCATGAACAGTGTAAGCGGCATGAACAGTGTAAGCGGCATGAACAGTGTAAGCGGCATGAACAGTGTAAGCGGCATGAACAGTGTAAGCGGCATGAACAGTGTAAGCGGCATGAACAGTGTAAGCGGCATGACCAATATGAATGGCATGACCAGCGTGACCACTTCCATGTACAACCATTTCCAAGATGCTCCCAACCAGACTGCCGTGAGGAGCCCCGTGAAAATGAAGCACGCAACTGCGAATGTAATGAGTCCGGGTGGCAGCATGAACGACCAGGTACATAATAGGTATGCCCAAAACGGCGCAAGTGGTGGTGTGGGCTCGAACCACCTAATGATGAACGAGTCGACACTGAACAGTCAGATAATGGGGATGAACAGAAATGGAGGCCTACCGGAAGACAACGGGCAGAATGGCTACCCAGCAGAGGTGAACACAAATCATTTAAGTAGAGACTACATAatgaataaagaaaatttagaGGCACATTTGGGCCAAAAGGGTGAGCTGTTAGGTTCGCCCATGGGGGGTGGTAGGGGGTCTCCTCCCCACTTGGATAAAAATGAGTTTCCCtatatggggaaaaaaaaaaatttcaatgACTTCAATGATTTTAATGAGATGCACAGTGGCAGTGGTATAATGGCTAGCTCGAAAAGGGGCACCACCCAGCTGAACAAGGTGATGCAGGCTGGCAACCTCGTTAGCAGCAGTGGCGatagcgaagcggtgaaggcCATGCACAGGGGTACCAACAACTTGCCAGGCATGCACAGCACAAATCGGGTGAACACGTCTGAGGTGAATGGCGGGGTCGGTTTGATGGGCTCCCGCGGCGGTGCCACCAGTGGGTTGAGCAGCCCCAACCACGTGGCTATGGTGAATGCGGTGAATGGAGCTAATGGAGCGTTCCCCGCGGAGAAGGAAAACCTGCGGGCGCAAGACGTGGGCAGGATGTACAGCAAGGGCGCCGCGAACTACGGGCAGGCGACGATGCAGCACGCCGGGGTCAGCGATGGGTACGGCGGAAGCGTCCGAAGTGGTGGTATTGGCAgtaattttaatatgaacGTGCTGGGCGGCCAAGTCGATCCGAGCGTGAAGAGCATACATGTTGGAAGTAACCTCCACCCCCATGGGGAGCTATACACCGGTAAGTACGCCGCTTCAAATGATGCGAATAAATATGTGTATGGCAGTAGGGACAACGGAAATGTGGCGAACTATTCGTATGGAGACCACGGGGGGGTGAGTCCCCATGCTGGTGGAAACTACCCCGGAGTGAATCTTAACCAACCCAACAGTGGAAGTTTCCCCAATTCGTATGAAGGTCTGCCCGAAAATGGCAAAAGCGGACTTGGGCAGCACGGGTTCAATCAGGCAGTGGACGTCGTCTCCCCCTCCAACGACAAGAAGAATCCCAtcaacttaaaaaatatcatcaacattaataataattttaatatgctaATGAATAGTATGAACATGGATGGGGTGGGGGGACTAATCGGCATGGAGGGCaaccccaagggggggagcggcaattCAATGGGGGGGAGCAACAACCCGAAGGGTGGTTACTATATTAGCAGGAGTGGTGGCCCCGTCGGTAGTGGCACAAATAGCCAGCTGTACAAGGACGGCATGAATGTGGCGTATAAGCCTGGGAGTAACTTCCCGATGAAGGGAAGCAACACTGCCGCTGTTGGGTCCTCCACggggtcctccccctccGGTGGGTATAGCAGAATGGTGAAGGAGAGCAACGGGAAGAATAACGCAGTTGGTGTGATGCAGGGACAGTTGGAGGTGAAAAATAATGGGGCAGCAAATGGCATGGGGATGAATTACTCCATGCAGAATGTACTTAGCAAGGGTGGCAATTTGAGTCATCCTGGGAATGGGCCAGGCATTATGCCCTCCACTGCCTCCTCCGGGGGAATCAATTTGGAGAGCCCAAACAGTTTGCTCTACAGCATAGGTAGGAATTTGCATCTGCAGGATGTTGCCAAGGTGAAGAAGTCGCGGGTGGAGTCGAAGGCGGAGTCGAAGTCAAAGTCGAAGCAGAAGTCGTCCAAGTCGACAGCTGTAGGTGCCATTCTGTTTGAAGACAGCCCCATGTCGATGGGCGGAGCGAATGCGCTGGGCAGCGCAGGTGCGAATAGGAAGAACGGTCTCGATTACAAAGTGTATGGTAAAAATGGCGAGGAAGTCCTCACCTATAACGGTAATGGGAATGGCCTCATCGACCGGGATGTACAGCTAGCCAATATGGCAATGCGACAGAACAGTCAAGAGATGAAATCTATATATGCGAAAGGATCCtacaagagaaaaaaagccGATGGTGTAGCCAAATCGAATGAAGAACAGATGAATGCTGCGGATGTGTTGGCTAGTCCCAAGAAGgcaaggaagaagaagagtgACCAAGTGAACTTTTCCTCGGGGTCATCCAATAATGAGACAGCATTGAAGGCCCCCCAGATGGAAATGAACAGTAGGAATGATCCCTATTGGAGTTCGAAGCTACATAAGGGCAGTGACTCTACGGGTGAATGTGACAACAGTACGAGGTACATGCCCAACGGACAGTCGTGCATTGAAATTGCTGACGAGGAAGACACCACGATTGGGGACGgtgcaggggaaaaaaacgcggCCTATGTGGAAGCATCTAATGAGTGTAGAATTGCCAGCGAGGGTTATAGTACACCGGGCGGTGGCGCTGGTAGGAAGTACAACCAGCAGAGTGCTGATGAGCAGCGCGTAGCCCACGTGGATGCAGTGGCAGGGGGGTCAGAGAGCAGCAGCAGAGTGGCGGGCGCGCCGAAGGGCGCAGGCAGTTTCAAGCACGAAGGTCCAAATGTTCAGAATGAGCAGTCAGGGGAAGGAAGTACTAACGGGGCATCCGCAGCAGCCGTGGCCGCCTCCGGCGCAGGGTGcactgctcccccccccggggggacATCTCAATGGGGAACCCATTTCAGCAAGCCAAATGACAAGTGTGTAGTCGGTGATTCCCACCGAAGCAGCGGAGTTGATAGGGGCAACCACCAAGCGGAGGACCTCACCTCTGCGGAGGAGAAGCCCAGCCTGATGAATAACCCCAGTGTAAATGATGCAAAGGATGAGCAGAGTATCACCGAGATGAGCATTGCCATGTCGCTCAAAAACATAGAGGAGACCATTACCAAGTACAATGAATTGGGAAAAGCGAAGGGcccgcaaaatggggaaaacgcCACCGTGGTAGGTGTGGATAAtgccattttggctagccagaGTGCCAACTGGGTCAGTGACAAAAGGGATGGACACCCAAGCGCCAAGGACTGTGGCCGTAGTATTTATTCCACCATAGAAGAAATGTTTAGCGAACCTGTAGGCAGTTCGAATGAGGTGCGTGAGGGCAGGGCGGGCAGCCGGGAGGAGAGCAGCCCGAGCGGTGATGCTGATGGGAAATTCGATGCGGCGAACGAATCACACCAGACGGAACAAGGGGCAGCGCGCAGATGCGCCCTCGAGGGGAACATCGCGTACGATAGGATACGGCTGGACGATATTAGTAAGGTGAACTGTGACGAGCTGTATTTCGGCAGCGGGGGGGATCACCTGGGAGATGGAAAAGGAGCGGCATATGGTGAAGAGGCTAAAGAGGAGGACGTGGCATGCCTGACGCAGACGGGACAGGGCGATAGCAGCACCGCCTTTACGAATGACGCGAGGGGCAGTCAAAATGTCATTCTCTCCGTGTATAATTtagaggagggggagaaattcCACGTAACCAATAGAGCCTACaacatttttgaagaacaGAAAGAGGGGGGTGAAAAGGCGAAGGGGTTTGAGGAAGGTGGTAGCACTACAAGCGAACTGGATGAGGAGAATCGGGATGGCGAGGAACAGCATGAGGAGGGCACTATGCATTGTGCGCCTGGGAGAGTGGCGGAAAGTGGAGGCCGCGCGTTCGACGTGGAAGAAAATTCCGTTCTCGAGGTCAGCGAGGTGAGCGAGGTCAGCGAGGTCAGCGAGGTCAACGAGGTCAGCGGAGATGATGGCACCCTCATGGGGGAGGAGGCCATTGAGAATGGCTGTAATGAGAATGGCGGCAGTGGGGATGCCGGACGTGAGGACAAAATTGCAGACGAGCGAGCGGACGGAGACGCGACACCCCGAACCGAAACCGCGAgtggaaaaagaagcaatGTCCTGGAAGTGCACAATTTTAGGGCAGAGCACCCGAACAAGCCGCAAAAGCTGACGCTCGTTTTGAACCAGAAGGTGATAGACGAGCTCGAGGTGGTGTAccagagaataaaaaaagtgaagtgTGCTGATGGAGACCAAATAAACTTCAGTGCTTGTAGAAAGATTAATCGGGAAGAATTCGAGGCAATATGGAGTTACCTAGCCGGCACCCTGGACGGGAGTTGCGCGAAAAacaggaaattaaaaatcgtTAAAGTTGTCCGGTCGACTATGCTGCAGCAGGTTTTTTACGAGAAGGGTAAGTTGCGCGCGAGGGGCGCTCAGCGTACGCGTTCGTTTTGCgtgcttttccattttttccccgcatttttccatttttccccacattttctcatttttttctcctttttcccgcCTAGGAGACAAGCCTAAAGTGATCACGCTCGATTTTCATGTGAACTCCTCCGGCGAAATGTGCGATGTCCAGGGCGGGTAAGCTGCGCGcgtccttttcctcccccttcactTCATCGTTGTAGTGTGCCCGTGTCCCCCCATTCGCCGCCGTTGGACGCGTGGCTTGTCCGGCCCCCCTCTCAACCGCTGACCCTCCGACCCCCTTCCACCCATCGCAGCGTCCTACGGCTAGAAACCTCGTTCATAACAAGTGAAACCACGAAGAGGGAACTGGACACCCTGGTCAAGGGGAATTTCGACATCACGCTGGACTCCGTCTCTCTGTGCTCTTCGCCAGTTTTTAACATGTATAGGAGTAGCAGCAATTTCAGGTAGGgcgataaaaatgaaggaaaaaatggaggaaaaatggaggaaaaaatgaaggaaaaaatgaaggaaaaaataaagataaagataaaaatatgcgtGCCGCCTTGGGATGGGGGCCCATCCCCGGCCTGTCCACCAATAGCGCAGCAACGTACGGTTGCTCTGCCCATGTAACCGCAAACCCATTTAACCGCAAACCCATTTAACCGTAAACCCATGTAACCGCCAACcgcttttctccccccccctctgcaaaGCATGCTGTCCTCGTATCGCGGCGAAATTATCAAGTTGCACGTTTCCACGGCGAAGGCGTTCAAGGGGGTCATCGAACTGCACGAGGATGCAagtgtaagaaaaaaaagagcgaaaaaaaaaaaggaaaaacatataaagGCGCGTTATACACATGCCTGTGTGTGCGCTTCACATTCTTACCTCAGCAACATGCCCATTATGTGTCTCCACTTTTCGTGGCACCCATCGGGTATGCCGTTTCGCAGGGCTTCGAGAACACCGAAAAGAAGTTTTTGATAACCACCCGCGCCAACTGCCCAGACCTTCACGAATTTTTGAATAGCTTTTAtgagttcattttttaggcCGTCCCAGTCGTTACTCGGTTGGTCATTTTTTGAGGTGTTTCTAAATTCAGGTTGGAAAAGTGGTGTGAGCGGGATGCATCGCGGTGCTTGCGGCCTTTCTACCACGCCAACCTGGTTTaccctgttttttttaccatttttttttctcccccttaacccttttttgttccgCTTTCATTTCACAACCGGAAAGCGCTTTCCCCCTCTTGTTTCACTCCGCCAAAACAGCGGTGCCGacatttaaatgtataatcTCCCAAAGGGGCTACCCCCCATAAAAAagtgttccctttttggggggtacataaatgtatagCTGGCTTGGGAAGGCAAAGAGGAGGACGGGAGGAAGCACCTTCCCAATCtatgcgaaaaggaaaaaagggatgtTTTCCCCATTCTGAACGTTTCAcctttgtggaaaaaaatgaaaaagagaaGGAGAGGCGGTTCCTCGATCAATCTGTACGTGTGCGCTCTGCCCGAGTAGGCACTGTATGCATTGTGTGCGTTACGCGTACAACAGGTGCTGGCTATACGTATGGGCCTAACATGTTgacacaaaataaaatgggaaaaaaaaaaaaaaaaggaataacccAGCACATAAGTAGTGTTTCCAATTTGACCGCATGAGGTTGCTTAAACATCTCCTTTCGTGGCAGTTAAAACTGCTAAATGATAAAGAAAAGTGCGAAGTGGTCCTTTAAGGGGGTAAATAATAACACGGAATGGGAACGCAAACGGGGGGAGAGGCGAACAGTTAAGTTTTTTTATCGATTAATGatgcaaatttattttttccccttttttcatcatttcgcGTAAAACGTGTAATGAACGAGTTACTCTCATCTTAGAGGgattcactttttaaaaaagggcatATTTTTGCGCCAAGTAACatagcaaaagggaaagtgCGTGGCTGAGCTGTACTTTTCTCATTTATGCCGCGGCGATTTTTCGCACCCACAGAAGGATTTACCCCCTCTCTGCCCCGGATGACCTTACCCTACGAAGAGTGCGTTTTCACAACTTGGGAAACAAAAgcgagaagaaaaaatgtggcTAGTCATCCAGAGCGacgacgcaaaaaaaatacgcataaACGGGTGTTGCATACGTCATACATAcaaagcatatttttttttttgcttgtaTAGCATACGCGCACCACATTTCAGAGGGGAGGCTGACGGCGAGGCAAACGCGGCGCGTTGTTAGAGGCGTAGGGGCTGCTTTTTCctcggggggaaaaagcgtTCCTTCGCTACGTTACGTTACATTACCTTACGTTACgcttcgtttcttttttttttttttcgggggGCAACTCTTTATGCTACGCTAATATGGCATGGCGTTTTTCCCACTCATTATTGagtttcattttgctctttttttttctcgcccGTATGggatatttatttatttattttttttcttaacatgttatgtgaatgaaaaaaaaaggaatacctGCAAcaatttttgcgaaatttttttattttactttcttGAAACATATATAGCCTTTCACGCAAATCGCAGATAAGCTAAGCTGCATATttaggttttttttattttttttatgccaacTGTTGACCCTCCTGAGTAGAGGTCGCACAAATTAATTAGTACGTCCCCCGCGCgcgtttttcaaaatggtaaGTGGGAGCATTCCagaggggaaagcggcaacCCCACGTGGCGTGTAttcatacgtatgtatgtatgtatgtatatatatatgtacctaCGGATGTACATCTGTGTAGTACTTGTACTGCGCGCCGCGCGCAACGATGGGTGACTACTTAAAATGAACGCCGCAGAAATGAGGGGGTGCTGCAGCGCGGCCACAGCAGCATGTTCCTCGTTGTACGTATGCGTGTAGGGGCCCCTTCATATATTTCTCCCCCATGTGAATATATCTGCTTATGCACCTACCCACTGTTGCCCCTTGCAGGGATCCATTAAAAGCTTCAGACTTAagcaaaaattgggaaaatgcAGAAAGAAGAATAGGCCAGTGCCCCACTGGTACAGACTGAGAAAGGACACCAAAATTAGGTAACGCAAAAAAGcctactttattttttcaatagGACAGCGTGCAAGCGGCAGTTGTGAAACGTGTGCGTACTGGTCACCATCATGAGTAGTACCATCACTGCTATTCccgttttctccccccccctcctcctttttagaTATAACACGAAAAGAAGACACTGGCGACGAACTAAATTGGGACTTTAACGGATCTGCGGATGgtgctctcctttttcttggcATGACAACATGAATGGAAATTTTATCGAGA
Coding sequences within:
- a CDS encoding hypothetical protein (encoded by transcript PVX_113730A), which translates into the protein MERAVKQARGKTTCLRTLDVDVNMHDQVKMSNFCVSVTSSGSPSGIPNNGCNVNVPASSPNVTNYERGQNSFMGQSANGHEYNLPANQKMMSHQSVPPGQHPSGSAGDYAGSYGANYDANCGGNYAGRYDAKYNTNYDANYEANYDANYDSSYDSRANENKANWPSGNSLGSTHSASGMHIALNNGHPSYVTDGEQLLCQAKLLVGRTNFDSASSPSGNVAQAANCGPGSLQSSGHQVAQQKMQQKLQPHLQSHLQSSVQSNVRPNVLPNVPPTVQSPPRASNNAHNVNPEQKNANLCNYSLQQNSPLNQEHQMLSAQKGYCPSSSNGMANGNGSGMANGNSSGMSSGNSPGMAGVPYRPHDNFLTPNVPGMGGANICASNSGAQGHPNGMAKGTQQNQGAMVSSQMNAWNGSYDLGKGNSTVAGSNAFPYANIMNGEGGKMGEESARASGGNYQVAVNNYDGSYVSKNYGGSGGGGGNGHGNLGASCAGGANDPGGNSHSRAVSSGACRSSQYKGNLTPQQNNNSSVGLNMSGKKSEHILQSINKVVSASGKVEMMVDVPQQGGPILNNIEVLSDYSKVQGNFRGSETSALSFSSVNKNGVKFVDPRKGADGYVAVSGIGSGSGIGSGSGIGSGSGIGSGSGIGSGSCIGSGSGIGSGSGVGPYTSVPNFSSAADHGKQVMEGSSTHGSTLDAAAHQSNLLSNHTGGALPGSSNIENSFSAGGSNLINQTGSSWTMQNGGGSGSGVGSGSGLYGAGSTPASNFPSGLHGSAQVPQKIGNFTRGNANDPTSGSSGGGHASDNHASYANHANFANGNVMSSYHSHVHGNLSSTFARDNAELVMNARNDDKSGEGGDAFFNGSSGHLGGGLRAGHPGSYANVQGSAYGSGHASGHSSGHGTAHISSHGTAIPSDMSNVSAKKANQQFNVMKNMNMIQSSSYPANGTNKHDVQVNNMGGYHQPHSMKEVNSGMTGVHPGSVGGAMVSGGLASNVMASNGQATHFNPYGKVNNNSADAAKGGSYPESGSLNGSKFLSGSEYLNGSSALGSGALSSGTFSSGTTHSSSLSAQKMNESAKGISSPAHGTNGSYNAKKAFYGSKANTSNLYSPKGGEYPMSGGAVKGSAGMYAGGHGGSSGMGTAPMSAPMNDPVNAPVTASVSGPNGQVNSLNSALTNTANEIDHLTNNLTNTLSNSMTNHITNNLQIVHNNHITQKINNNISINLSSGINGMKNVNLANINSFKKNVFGPASGGDVPPIGGVPPMGEVNRSASKVDSPEHFTDSVKFSLANSGGGGSSYGSAYGGNSVYAGEAAAGKRSGTLPSYYHANGGGGNGSAVTGSGVHGSGANYDLLKMIAKGNNLNPGDARKGLAMQRRGVLDSGAASPYGNADKFNGSGSRSLVATSSIAQLGLMGKGASGMSGVGGVGGVNSVSGMNSVSGMNSVSGMNSVSGMNSVSGMNSVSGMNSVSGMNSVSGMNSVSGMNSVSGMTNMNGMTSVTTSMYNHFQDAPNQTAVRSPVKMKHATANVMSPGGSMNDQVHNRYAQNGASGGVGSNHLMMNESTLNSQIMGMNRNGGLPEDNGQNGYPAEVNTNHLSRDYIMNKENLEAHLGQKGELLGSPMGGGRGSPPHLDKNEFPYMGKKKNFNDFNDFNEMHSGSGIMASSKRGTTQLNKVMQAGNLVSSSGDSEAVKAMHRGTNNLPGMHSTNRVNTSEVNGGVGLMGSRGGATSGLSSPNHVAMVNAVNGANGAFPAEKENLRAQDVGRMYSKGAANYGQATMQHAGVSDGYGGSVRSGGIGSNFNMNVLGGQVDPSVKSIHVGSNLHPHGELYTGKYAASNDANKYVYGSRDNGNVANYSYGDHGGVSPHAGGNYPGVNLNQPNSGSFPNSYEGLPENGKSGLGQHGFNQAVDVVSPSNDKKNPINLKNIININNNFNMLMNSMNMDGVGGLIGMEGNPKGGSGNSMGGSNNPKGGYYISRSGGPVGSGTNSQLYKDGMNVAYKPGSNFPMKGSNTAAVGSSTGSSPSGGYSRMVKESNGKNNAVGVMQGQLEVKNNGAANGMGMNYSMQNVLSKGGNLSHPGNGPGIMPSTASSGGINLESPNSLLYSIGRNLHLQDVAKVKKSRVESKAESKSKSKQKSSKSTAVGAILFEDSPMSMGGANALGSAGANRKNGLDYKVYGKNGEEVLTYNGNGNGLIDRDVQLANMAMRQNSQEMKSIYAKGSYKRKKADGVAKSNEEQMNAADVLASPKKARKKKSDQVNFSSGSSNNETALKAPQMEMNSRNDPYWSSKLHKGSDSTGECDNSTRYMPNGQSCIEIADEEDTTIGDGAGEKNAAYVEASNECRIASEGYSTPGGGAGRKYNQQSADEQRVAHVDAVAGGSESSSRVAGAPKGAGSFKHEGPNVQNEQSGEGSTNGASAAAVAASGAGCTAPPPGGTSQWGTHFSKPNDKCVVGDSHRSSGVDRGNHQAEDLTSAEEKPSLMNNPSVNDAKDEQSITEMSIAMSLKNIEETITKYNELGKAKGPQNGENATVVGVDNAILASQSANWVSDKRDGHPSAKDCGRSIYSTIEEMFSEPVGSSNEVREGRAGSREESSPSGDADGKFDAANESHQTEQGAARRCALEGNIAYDRIRLDDISKVNCDELYFGSGGDHLGDGKGAAYGEEAKEEDVACLTQTGQGDSSTAFTNDARGSQNVILSVYNLEEGEKFHVTNRAYNIFEEQKEGGEKAKGFEEGGSTTSELDEENRDGEEQHEEGTMHCAPGRVAESGGRAFDVEENSVLEVSEVSEVSEVSEVNEVSGDDGTLMGEEAIENGCNENGGSGDAGREDKIADERADGDATPRTETASGKRSNVLEVHNFRAEHPNKPQKLTLVLNQKVIDELEVVYQRIKKVKCADGDQINFSACRKINREEFEAIWSYLAGTLDGSCAKNRKLKIVKVVRSTMLQQVFYEKGDKPKVITLDFHVNSSGEMCDVQGGNLVHNK